The Antarcticibacterium sp. 1MA-6-2 genome has a window encoding:
- a CDS encoding 2TM domain-containing protein → MFSKKKNTSKLDLEQRELYENARKRTLQKKRLFQHFVIFLVGAVLLIILNVVIGYKEEFMPLGYNWFVWAILIWTFFFLIHLINVFVTSSLMGKEWEQRQMEKLVQKQRDRIREMEQQVQRDHPLPSEKKYDERIRIRDENSQNPDKPLNH, encoded by the coding sequence ATGTTTTCCAAAAAGAAAAACACCTCCAAACTCGATCTGGAACAGAGAGAACTTTACGAAAACGCCAGGAAAAGGACCCTCCAAAAAAAGAGACTGTTTCAACATTTTGTAATATTTCTTGTAGGTGCAGTTCTATTAATAATTCTGAATGTTGTTATAGGTTATAAAGAAGAATTTATGCCCCTGGGGTACAACTGGTTCGTATGGGCCATTCTCATCTGGACCTTTTTCTTTTTAATCCACCTGATTAATGTTTTTGTTACAAGCAGCCTGATGGGTAAAGAATGGGAACAACGCCAAATGGAAAAGCTGGTACAAAAACAGAGAGACCGTATAAGGGAAATGGAGCAACAGGTTCAACGAGACCACCCGCTTCCATCTGAAAAAAAATACGATGAGCGGATAAGAATACGGGATGAAAATTCCCAGAATCCGGACAAACCTCTTAATCACTAA
- a CDS encoding dihydrofolate reductase, which produces MLTIIAAAGENNALGKDNGLVWHLPDDFKRFKKLTSGHHIIMGRKTFDSFPQPLPNRTHVVVTRKENWNKAGIVVVHSLERAVELTAEDPQPFIIGGGEIYKQSMDVANRIELTRVHGTFEADTFFPEIDDKKWKLVAEEFHEKDEKHQYAFTYLTYERA; this is translated from the coding sequence ATGCTCACCATCATTGCAGCTGCAGGAGAAAATAATGCCCTTGGAAAAGATAACGGCCTGGTATGGCATTTGCCCGATGATTTTAAACGTTTTAAAAAGCTCACCTCCGGCCATCATATAATCATGGGAAGAAAAACCTTCGATTCTTTTCCGCAGCCCCTGCCAAACCGGACTCATGTTGTTGTCACCCGGAAAGAAAACTGGAATAAAGCAGGCATTGTGGTAGTTCACTCCCTGGAAAGGGCGGTAGAACTCACAGCTGAAGATCCGCAGCCTTTTATTATTGGGGGTGGGGAAATTTATAAGCAATCTATGGACGTTGCGAACAGGATTGAACTTACCCGGGTACACGGAACTTTTGAAGCAGATACTTTTTTTCCCGAAATAGATGATAAAAAATGGAAACTGGTAGCTGAAGAATTTCATGAGAAAGATGAGAAGCACCAATACGCCTTCACTTATTTAACTTATGAAAGAGCGTGA